ACAGACCAACATGCCGACGCGCCAGCCTGACGCCATTGACTTTGAAAACCCAGTCGCATAAAACACCCGCTCGAACTGATCAAGGCTGGCATAACGCAGCACTTGACCACCCGGTACAAATGCAGCGTATAAATCGTCCTCAAAAATATAAGCATCGTACTCATGAATAAGATTGAGTACTTGGTGCGCGCGGGCAGGATGTAGATTATAGGATGTTGGGTTGTGCAGCACGCTATTGGTCAAATAGAGCTTAGGGCGATGCGCAGCGAATAGCTTTTGCATCTGCTCAATATTAGGCCCTTGATGGTCACGTTCTACAGAGACGACGTTTAATCCTTGTTGTTGCAGGCAGCTTGATAGCCAATACCAGCCCGGCCCATCAACGACCACCGTATCCCCAGCTTGAGTAAGAAGCCGCGCAACCATGGTCACGGCTTGCGATACCCCAGCTGTAGTAATCACATGGTCAGCATGGGTTTGCATGCCCAGTGTATGCAGGTGTTGAACCAGCTGCTGACGTAGCGGCAGATAGCCTTGAACATTACCATAATCATAGATAAAGCTATCGGCTTGCTGGGTTACCTGCCGTATGGCCCATTCCATCTTATCATTACGTACCCAGTCTCTCGGTAATGTTCCCACCCCTGGCGAGCGATTATGCGGGATATCACTAAAGACTTGTTGCACCAGCCAGCGCGTATCTATTACTGGGTGCTTAAAAACTTTTCTTTTATCATCATTCGGCTGAACTAATTTTGACTGCGTATTGACATAATACCCTGAGCTGGGCTTAGCTATTAGCACACCGGTAGCCACCAATTGCTCATAAGCTTGTACCACCGTAAAGCTTGATATATTTAATAGTTTCGCTAACTTTCGCACCGAGGGCACACGCTGATTGGGCAGGTAAATATGCCAGTCAATACGCTGCTGTAACCATTCAGCGACAGCGGCAGTCTTGGTTAAATTTGGATTGAGCGTATAGGTTTCGACCATAATGAATGTACTTATCTCTTCAATGTAATGATTAATTGTAACGTTAAGAGCAACTATACACTTTGTTCACCATTAGTGAAACTGTATCGGGTCTGTTATGGCTATTTAAACTATAGTTGAGTATATCAACAATAGTTAGAATCATACGGATGGTAGACAGAATGAACTTAACCGCAAGCTTTGACGGCAGTATAACGGCATAGGCTGTATTTATACTGGTCAATTCCATCACGTCCGAATACAACAACTTAATGTCAATAAACAATCATTATTTAGGATCATCCTATGACCCCAATCCACATTGCCTTAGCCGTATTGGTTACCTTTATATGGGGTGTGAATTTTACCTTTATTGCATGGGCGCTTGAAAGCTTTCCACCGTTAATGCTCACTGCCCTACGCTTTTTCTTTACCGCTGTGCCCCTTGTTCTTTTTCTCAAGCCGCCTAAATTCAACCGTACGTTATTTATTTATGCGATCGGTACCTTTGTCATGCAGTATGCTTTTGTATTCACCGCCATGCATTTGGGTGCATCGGCAGGGTTGACGGCGCTGTTGTTGCAAGTTCAAATTTTCATCACCGTCTTGCTGGCGTATGTCATATTAGGTGAAGCGGTGAGTCGTATGCAGATTATCGGTATGTTAGTTGGTGTGCTAGGGCTTGGTGTGATTGCGCTAAATCTCGGCGGTGATATGCCCTTGGTTGGCTTTATCTGCATATTGATTGCAGCCATAGGTTGGAGCTTTGGCAATATTGCTTCAAAACAAGCCTCAACGCAGCAAAGTACTAGTAATATTTCTAC
This window of the Psychrobacter arcticus 273-4 genome carries:
- a CDS encoding PLP-dependent aminotransferase family protein, which codes for MVETYTLNPNLTKTAAVAEWLQQRIDWHIYLPNQRVPSVRKLAKLLNISSFTVVQAYEQLVATGVLIAKPSSGYYVNTQSKLVQPNDDKRKVFKHPVIDTRWLVQQVFSDIPHNRSPGVGTLPRDWVRNDKMEWAIRQVTQQADSFIYDYGNVQGYLPLRQQLVQHLHTLGMQTHADHVITTAGVSQAVTMVARLLTQAGDTVVVDGPGWYWLSSCLQQQGLNVVSVERDHQGPNIEQMQKLFAAHRPKLYLTNSVLHNPTSYNLHPARAHQVLNLIHEYDAYIFEDDLYAAFVPGGQVLRYASLDQFERVFYATGFSKSMASGWRVGMLVCPDNYIDDVLRIKTLSNSNTPEFGERVCHHLWTHGEYRRQIKKVQQHLYRAHERMRKALPKIRLIYPEHTQAGLFVWVDMGQDTSQLALDAYKEGWLVAPGQLFYPDVSASTHLRLNVSTTSDEFLRWLGDYLDKSCQY
- a CDS encoding EamA family transporter, which produces MTPIHIALAVLVTFIWGVNFTFIAWALESFPPLMLTALRFFFTAVPLVLFLKPPKFNRTLFIYAIGTFVMQYAFVFTAMHLGASAGLTALLLQVQIFITVLLAYVILGEAVSRMQIIGMLVGVLGLGVIALNLGGDMPLVGFICILIAAIGWSFGNIASKQASTQQSTSNISTASPVDSNNRTSALSALSLVVWGGLIACVILTLSSLLFETEAWHLTTFTHASFKSWLSLGFIVYVSTLIGFGLWAHLLSQNIASKVVPFALLVPVFGMATSVLLIGEVVTWWKVLAMVLILSGLILANVKIGLGRRSAHA